From one Lineus longissimus chromosome 3, tnLinLong1.2, whole genome shotgun sequence genomic stretch:
- the LOC135484741 gene encoding uncharacterized protein LOC135484741, producing the protein MPLLYGIDHRVFAFGCLGITSGIAAYSTYKLWSNSRRRRRCGKGNESYETPKVLNEYLIFHYGSPSEVLQWDFVPKDVLEFPKRCADVCIKHYKKEDSIPNRALDIGCAVGRSCFELTRVFDEVVGVDYSHSFVDACNHLRESGRMEYSVIDQGEMNKDLVAQVPKDIERSKAVFQWGDACNLPLDMGAFGCVLAANLICRLHLPTDFLHRLKALVAPGGILVITSPYTFLPEYTQSENLVGAYIDDNGRPFTAFDGLKKVLGKAFDLVEDEEMPFFIRETARKNQLTVAHCTVWRRKK; encoded by the exons ATGCCATTATTGTATGGAATTGATCATAGGGTATTTGCCTTTGGTTGTTTGGGTATCACATCGGGTATAGCTGCGTACTCCACTTACAAACTCTGGTCGAATAGTAGGCGGCGGCGCCGGTGTGGAAAGGGTAACGAATCCTACGAAACTCCAAAAGTACTGAACGAATACCTCATTTTCCATTACGGCTCTCCAAGTGAGGTTTTACAGTGGGACTTCGTACCCAAGGACGTCTTGGAGTTCCCTAAGAGATGTGCTGATGTTTGTATCAAGCATTACAAAAAAGAG GACAGTATACCTAACAGAGCCCTAGATATTGGCTGCGCTGTTGGACGCTCATGTTTTGAACTTACCAGGGTATTCGATGAAGTGGTGGGAGTAGACTACAGCCATTCATTTGTGGATGCTTGCAATCATCTCCGAGAGTCGGGCAGGATGGAGTACTCTGTGATAGACCAGGGAGAAATGAATAAAGATCTTGTAGCACAAGTACCCAAAGACATT GAGCGGTCCAAGGCAGTATTTCAGTGGGGCGATGCCTGTAATCTTCCTCTAGACATGGGAGCATTTGGATGTGTTTTAGCAGCCAATCTTATATGCAGGCTCCACCTTCCCACAGACTTCCTTCATCGATTAAAGGCCTTGGTAGCTCCCGGTGGAATTCTAGTCATAACAAGCCCATACACATTTTTACCTGAGTATACTCAAAGC GAAAATCTTGTGGGTGCTTATATAGATGATAACGGTAGACCATTTACTGCTTTTGATGGCCTAAAGAAAGTACTCGGAAAAGCTTTTGACTTGGTGGAGGATGAGGAGATGCCATTCTTTATCCGGGAAACCGCAAGGAAAAACCAGTTGACCGTAGCGCATTGTACAGTCTGGCGCAGAAAGAAGTAG
- the LOC135484911 gene encoding chymotrypsinogen A-like, whose amino-acid sequence MKLHPLYALLLLASTSCLLANSQNVGCGQISPSFRIIGGSAAKNGQWPWQISLQTTGLHYCGGSLLDEYTVVTAAHCIADDILGPWVGKWTVVAGTNDLSTIKYGSKKSHRIRTVKKHERFDGMTHNGFDIAIIKLKTPVVFDDVTSPICLPESQEDVVPVGADCVVSGFGLVDAKGEQDIEVLQFIPQRVIENSVCEIPYRYHHRKVIHDDNVCAGGGVPQSACHGDSGGPLSCYRGRRWVLDGIVSWGGAPCGKHQEPDVYCRTSHYVDWIAKNRQI is encoded by the exons ATGAAGTTGCATCCGCTGTACGCGCTTTTACTCCTAGCGAGTACTTCTTGCCTTCTGGCTAACTCTCAAAACG TTGGGTGTGGCCAAATATCGCCGTCATTCCGTATCATCGGCGGTTCTGCAGCCAAGAATGGACAATGGCCCTGGCAAATCAGTCTCCAAACGACGGGGCTCCATTACTGTGGGGGTAGCCTGCTAGATGAGTACACTGTCGTGACGGCGGCGCACTGCATTGCAGACGACATCCTGGG GCCGTGGGTAGGGAAATGGACTGTTGTTGCTGGGACTAATGACCTCAGTACCATAAAATACGGCTCGAAGAAGAGCCACAGGATAAGGACAGTCAAGAAACATGAGCGATTCGACGGCATGACCCATAATG GTTTTGATATAGCCATCATCAAGCTGAAGACACCAGTAGTCTTTGATGACGTGACTAGCCCTATATGTCTGCCTGAGAGCCAAGAAGATGTCGTTCCAGTTGGAGCGGATTGTGTAGTATCCGGATTTGGCCTTGTTGACGCCAAAGGAG AACAAGATATCGAGGTTCTCCAGTTTATCCCCCAGCGTGTGATAGAAAACAGCGTTTGTGAGATCCCCTATCGCTACCACCACAGGAAGGTTATCCACGACGATAATGTGTGCGCAGGAGGTGGAGTACCACAATCTGCCTGTCAT GGTGATTCTGGAGGTCCCCTGAGCTGTTACCGCGGCAGACGCTGGGTGCTGGATGGCATTGTGTCTTGGGGTGGTGCACCTTGCGGAAAGCACCAGGAGCCAGATGTCTACTGCAGGACGAGTCACTACGTCGATTGGATAGCCAAGAACCGACAGATCTAA